Below is a window of Impatiens glandulifera chromosome 2, dImpGla2.1, whole genome shotgun sequence DNA.
GAGGAGAGCGGGGTAAAGCTTTCACAGTTTGTCATTATGCTGGGGAGGTATAATCTTCACCAAAACTCTCTTTCACTTattattccttttatttttactaGTAATTTAGTCATATTATTTGACTAACTGAAACTTTTATTTGTAAGTATTTCAAGGATTTAGAAAGAAACTCAGAAATAACAAGTAAGAATTGAAAACTCTAAAATTATAGTTTggtttatatttatcttttactAATTCCTTTGAAATAAATAAGACTGGTGAATTGGAAacatttaattaagatttttatttttattttctttttatggaACATACATATCAATATGTGTGGATTTTACCTTTTATTTAACATCCAGTTCTTGTTATTTATAGGAGTGATACTCCTTTTTCCAAGGGAAACAAAAGACCTTCGCCATATATGGGCTTTTCAAAGTGTTTTATTGTTAAGTATAACTATGATTTTTCGATTGACTTCTCTACTCATAAATAAACATTTCTCTTTTTGAAAAGGATCAACTTTTCATTAGAAAAAGGAGCAAAAATTGCGTTCAAACATTACAAATAAAGGAGTAATCTAACAGAGAGATGGGGATGAAAGCAAAAAATTAACAACAAAAAGAAAACAGAACGCTAGATGCCAATAAGATCAAAAGCATTCTCTCGTACAAATCTCCCTTTTCTGGATTGAAGCAAACGCATGCATCATGAATCCTTTGAGTTTATCATAGTTGTAGTTTTTCTCATCAAAGTCTTATGTATCTTTCTTTCCAAATCGTCCACCACATGATGAgagtcaaataaataaaaatttaatatgtaTGGTCTTAGATCATCAACAATGAATTTTCTTTTGAATTCAGTTATTTGAAAGGAagatttttctattttacattttcttttaagaaTGACAACTTTTATAGCATTAAAAAGTTGTGATTGCATTCACATTTGAACAATAAAAGTGAAACACAAACTAAGAATTTtctcaaaaagaaaaaataacaaagtaAGAAGAAAAACAGATACAAAATGGTTAGAATCcgatcaaatcaaacaaattccaTCCAGTGCATATTGCTCTTTTCTTAATTGATGCCAAAGTGTGGAGAAAGAAGTCATTGATCCTCTCTACCCCACCCGTTTTCAACAAAATGTCCTTTTCTGGCACTCTTTCCAGATAATCCACCACAAAAATTAGGGAATGCTCTTCCATTCGGCGTTGATAGACGTCAACTAACACCAACTTGTCAATTGAACCCAAAAGTCTGGAActgatttttttctcttttccaAGAGTAAAAGAATCCCCAAATGACTGAGGTAGGTGAGCCGTGGAACAAAATGTGGTTAAGTAATCAAACTTCTATTCGCCAAAGCGAAACCCTTCTTTTTAGTTCTTCGAGAATGAGCACTTCTCCACGGAAGCCTCCCAAGCGTAGAACGAAAGCTTTGAAGGGATCTTAGCTTTTCACACTTCCTTCCAAGGGAACTGAATGGTATCCCCTTGAAGCGTACATTGATAAATAAAACTCTTCTGGAAAATAAGGTTACCTTTCAAGGATAAGTCATTGTGTGTTGCAGGGTTGATTGTAACATGCAGAGGACCTTCCACTCGTAGTGGTCAGTAATGGATGTATACAAATCTGCAACATTGGCATCATTTCTATTAGAGGCATTGGACATATTTGCATCCTTATATGTCATTTACATTAATGATTGATTCCTACCAGAAAGTGAGCTATTGGGCTTCTATTTAAACTGAAATCACTTTGCTCATGGGCCATCAATTATTTATGTATTCTGCTGACTTTACACTCAATGGTTGTTTTGGTGTTATATCAGGTTATGTATGGAACAACTGGATTCCTGGAAAAGAATCGGGATTCATTGAACGTGGATTCCATTCAACTTTTGTCTTCTTGCACTTACCATCTGCCAAAAACATTTGCGTCTTATCTGCTTTCTCAGTCTGAAAAGCCTGTTGTTGGTGCATTACATAAATCAGGTGGAGCAGAATCCCAAAAGCTAAGTGTTGCAACAAAATTTAAGGTACTTTTTCCTTACAGTTGTTTTTTGTGTGCATGTAGTTGCAGGAAACTTTTTATGAACATGATtgtatttttattgttgtttcgATTTTAGGGCCAATTGTTTAAGTTGATGCAACGTCTAGAAAGTACCACTCCACATTTTATACGTTGTATTAAGCCCAACAACTGCCAGTCTCCTGGAATGTATGAGCAAGAACTTATACTGCAACAATTAAGATGTTGTGGAGTCCTTGAAGTCGTGCGAATATCCAGATCAGGCTTTCCGACTAAGATGTCTCATCAGAAATTTGCACGAAGGTATATCTGTTAACATATTTTGGTACACAGGAAATTTCTacaatatctttatttattggTTGATTGTTTTGGTTCAATAGATATGGATTTCTTCTGTTGGAGAGTGTTGCATCACAAGATCCCCTCAGTGTGTCAGTTGCAATCCTTCATCAGTTCAATATTCTCCCTGAAATGTATCAAGTTGGctacacaaaattatttttccgTACTGGCCaggtaataataatatgaagCTCTGTAATATTTGGCTTCCAACtcatttcttattatttattttaacatctGATATGGGCAGATTGGAGCGCTTGAGGATACAAGAAACCGTACTCTCCATGGGATCTTACGTATTCAAAGTTGTTTTAGAGGCCACCAAGCTCGTCACCATCTTAAGGAGCGGAGGAATGGAATTGCCACCTTACAAGCATGTATGTTGATGTTTGAGCTTTGTAAagcattttctttttttgaagtaaaaatattattgatattctCTCACAGTTGTTCGAGGCGAGAAAACAAGGAAGGAATTCGCAGTCTTGCTACACAGACATAGAGCCGCTATTTATATTCAGAAGCATGTAAAAGCTAAGTTTGGAAAGAAAAGGTTTTTCGATGTCTACAACGCTTCAGTTGTTATACAATCTGGTAAGATTGGTGTTGCATGTATATGGGTACAAGAGTAATTCCAGTTGCATATAATCCTGAATTCGATATGGTTGTTTTTTTCAGTTGTTAGGGGCTGGCTTGTCAGAAGATGCTCCGGAGACATAGGTTTACTACAATTTGGAAAGGTATTTTCATGTTTAACTTCTAGGTCGAGTTTTTCTTACACTATGAGATCTGGTATTTTTAgaatttccttttctatttCCTTCTTTCGTGATATTTTTCAAAGCATTCATTAAAAGGAGAGAATGTTACCATTTAGAAACACTTTCTGGAACTGGATATGAGTATGGTCTGTGTTTGGACGGAATAACGTCGAACAATTTTATGAACATATGTCTAATTAAGTTATGTTCCATAATATTATCTAATCTACATCAACACCCGGAAGAGATACTTCACAAAGTGTTTCCAATGAAATTTAGCAACATTTTCTAGTCTAGACCTAGAACAAGCTccagaaagtgtttccaaatgggatAATCTTCCTTTCTTGGGCTTGCATCGGCTTGTTTAGGCAGTTGTGCGATGTCTTTACAATTTTCTTTGTGTTTGGATAGGAAGATGGTTTGATAACATAACTTATcacttaatctaaataaaaagtgtttatttgaattaagttcatTTGACTGTTATTTAATAGAATTGTGTAAAACAATTTAGCTTAATTCGATAAAGATGACTTAACTCAGTAATATAATAAAGTCCTTCTAAAGAACAATTTTAACCCctcaaaattaatcaaattaacttGCTtattaagtttttcaaaaacacttAATTCGATACTTAAAAGTTTAATATCCAGTCTTTAGCATTCAACACTTATCAAAAACACTCTTAAGTCTGAGTTCTCATGCATGCAGGGTAATGAATGGGATGAGGTGATGGTGAAGTCGTCAGTCCTTGCTGAGCTACAACGTAGGGTTCTTAAAGCGGAGTCTGCTTTAAGAGATAAGCAAGAAGAGAACGACTTGCTCCACATTCAGCTCCAACAGTACGAAAACCGATGGTCTGAATACGAGCTGAAAATGAAATCCATGGAAGAAGTCTGGCAGAAGCAAATGAGATCTCTACAATCGAGCCTATCCATAGCCAAGAAAAGCCTGGCTATGGACGAGTCTGGGAGAAACTCAGACGCATCGGTTAACCAAACCGACGACACTTGGGAAACTGGCAGCAATTTAAATGGCCTGCAAAGCAATGGAGGAACTAGACCAACAAGCTCGGCTGGATTGATGGTTGTAAGCCGACTTTCAGAAGAATTTGAACAGAGGAAACAGGTGTTTGGTGATGATGCCAAGTTCTTGGTGGAGGTTAAGTCGGGTCAGGCTCAGGTTCAGGCTGAATTAGACCCGGATCTTGAGCTTAGACGATTAAAACAGATGTTTGAATCTTGGAAGAAGGATTATGGGACAAGATTAAGGGAAACTAAAGTAATTCTACAGAAGATTGGAAATGATGAAGGAAGTGGTTCTGATAAGACTAAAAGGAAATGGTGGGGAAGAATGAACAGCACCagattttcttaaaaatctaCTCTTTAATCTAAAACTGTCCTGCAGGTAAAGTATTGTTTTGCCATTTTTTATCCATTCATAAGCAATTTGTTCCGGAGTTGTAAGAATCAAGGACTTTTTGAACCCGAAAAGATTCAAACGCTGATACTCTATGTATAGGTCGTTTTAACATTTTGAGTTTTCATGAACAATCTATAATGTATAGAGAAGAAAGAATGTGAGAGTGGTAAcaagttatgtttgatttactTGGAATTtcgattttttcaattataagtGTTGTGAATTGTGATCGATCTAATGATAAGATTCTTGAAGTTTGGTTCTCAAATGAATTTGGCAAGTGTTATAGTTCGATAATAacatcttatattaaaaatttatccTTTGATTATTCAAGGAAAAATAGGATTCCATtataccttttatttttttctttctcttagaATAAAGTGGGTGCCATATTTAACGGCGCATgagatatttataataataccaGCCTACATTCTTTTGGGGGGAAATTGATTCGCAATGATTACTTTTAAATCAAGctaattttcacttttatattcaactaattaatatatcCTATTCTAAAGTTTAAAGATTTTAGGTAAATTCTTACCATTATAGATTTATGTTCTTCAAGtttaaaaattgtttcaatTTCTGTTTATGATTGTCTTAAATTGAAATTGGTTATTTATGATTGTGAGATGGACAGATGGTGATAATTTAcctctcaaataaaaaataaatcttaaattccTTTGGGctttttactttaatttgatatattttttttttatcaagtaactttgtttttttgtatgatattttcACTAATTTGGAGCAAAATTGATAGTTTAATTTATGGCAGTTAATTTCATCAATATAAAAACACGAATAGAATACGAAAAAAATCATGTCAGATTCATGTTTTTTTGGGTTCGGGTCAAAATCAGGTAGATTCGTTTAATctgattaataaacatattaaattcaGGTCGACCTAAAATGATCAAAAATAGAATTGTCAATcagtttataattttctttcgTAGATTTTTGTGTTTGTCCTTTCCTacgcatttatttattttcttttgtagaaattttATAAGTGGATTTGTGATTTAactatttttgttttgtgttgatgtcattttaatatgaaataaagaGATGTGATATTAAATATACTGATTTTACACCGGGCTGAGTTCGAGTTAAGTCAGGTCAATCGGGTTAAGTTCAGGTAGGGCCGTAGGGGTGTCAATTTAGATTGAGTTCGGGTTGTCAGGTTAGCGAGGTTAGCGAGTTGAGTGATTACCAACTTGAACCTGACTTGTTTAGTAATTCGAGTCAAAATCTCTAACCTGAAACCTAACCTATTTATTTGTAGTTGACCCGAAGCCAACCCAATTAATCCGATTGATTCGACTCAACTTGAATTCAATCCGCGTTAACCCGATGTAATTAATATCACATCTTTATTTCagattaaaatgacatcaacacaaaataaaaatgaacctAAATTATAAATCCGcctacataaaattttaaaagaaaacttaacaacaaaagaaaataaacggGTCGACGGATCTACTTTGAGTAGTTTAAGATAGACTcgattttaacatgtttattaatcaggttaaacatgtcaacttaattaatttcgACCCGAATTCAAAAATACATGAccttaacatgttttttttttcttcagtTTGAGTTGTGTTTTTATGTCGGGTCAGAAATCGTCGAGCCTTAGGTTCAGGTCAACTACAAATAAACATGTCATGCTGTTTGAGTTAGAGATTTAGATCGAATTATTAAATAAGTCAGTTTTTGATTAATATCGATTAACCCACCCAATCCACTTACTCAAACTCAACATGAAcaatatgataataaaatatagaatgaaTCTTTAATGTGGCGTGGGGACTTTATTAAAGTGATTAAAATGATGAAAGTCCTAAATTATGATTTCTCTAATTATACCATCAGCTGCATCCCTGCATATACATAGTCCCACGCTAAACCCAATAATTAATCTATTGTTTACTTTTAAGTGGCCACAATCATAGCTATGGTTCTATCCTTTTAGCTACAATAAACTATTCAAAAGTGGAAATTTAATCATGCCCCAGCCCAGAAATCCTACTTTAGttgaaaatcttcggtttttTGTGTGTATAGTTTGAATCGATTAAACTGGTCATTCAAAAAAATggtcatttaaaaatatgtcaatatAATATGGTTGTTAGGTTaagaatttactaaattaaCATGGCAATAAGCATCTTAATTCAATTAAgttatcatttattatatagaACACTTTTTTTCATGTAACTACAACTACATGTAATCATGCCATTAGGACCACCTTGTGAATGTTATAATACTTTTGGCCATCTAACTTTAcattataattagaaaatagAATCTCTATATGATCATCCCTATAAGTCTCCATGATATATAAAAAGGGTTCATCCCTAGTACAATATTGAAGCCAAACATTAGCGACGAAAACATGAAGAACGCGATTGTATCCATTCTTGTTCTATTTCCTTCCATTCTATTCTACCTCTCATTCCTTCGCCATCACAATGCTGCCACTTTAGCCGGTGACGGTTCCCTTTCTCCATTTTGGAGTTGGTGTGTCGATCATCCTGTTCTCTTAACCaatctcattttctttttcaatgtGGATATTTTATTCTGGATTATTGGTCTCGTGAGATCAAACCATTCGGTAACAAGTTGTTTTtatttgcttatttattttatatataataattccttAAATTGGAATTTATGATGTTACTTTTGTCAATGCATGCAGATGATAAGCTTGTATTGGTCCATCATACCAGTGTTGCTTTCACACTACTATGCAACTCACCCACTCGGAATGGGAAGTTACAACCTCTTGAGATCGAGGGTTGTAACCGTGTTGACATGGATATGGTCTATTAGGATTCTTCATAACTACCTTCGAAAATCAAGCGAACAGTTAGGCGCGAGGGAAGATTGGAGGTTCACTGATATGGGCCACCAATATGGCTCATCTTGGTGGTGGGCTTCATTCTTCTCTATTTATGTTTCCCAACAGGTATGTAtgataatatgatataaataagaGTCATTTAAACCTAAcgacaaaattaatataaaaacagtACAAAAACAAACACGAGTGTTTAAAAATGTCACCAAACATACACACTCAAAACACAATTAAGTCTAGTGTTTGTTTTGGtcttaaacttaattttaatccATGTTTGTTTCAAATTGGGGATCATATTCATAGATAAGTAAGGGGTGGATCTAGGACTATATTGGGCTTGACCAAACAAAAGTATATTGTATTAcctaataaattttgttatgtattcaaactttttaaaacttataataGACTAGTAGTATAGTGGTTTTTAAGATAAATGGTGGATATTCTAACACGAGTTTAATTCTCTCAAAGTTTAAGCAACCTAAATTTTTCCTcatattgttattttcaagccacccttaattttaatttctggTTTCGTCCCGGTTCATAGGTACTTTTATTGGGAACGTGCATGCCATTGTATGTGGTTCACTCGATCGACAAACCGTTGAATCTCTGGGATTTTGCAGCTGTAACCATTTGTATCTTTGGCATTGTCATGGCTTATGTTGCTGACACTGAGTTACACCAATTTATGGCAAAAAATAGGAGCCTGAAAAATGAAGGAAAACCGGTGGTGCCGGTTCTTGACAAGGGTCTATGGGGATACTCTAGGCACCCTAACTATTTGGGAGAGCAGATTTGGTGGTATGGACTGGCCCTTTTCGCAGTGGGCCTGGGCTTTGGATTGAAGGCCTTTATTGGGCCGATATTGAACAGCCTTTGCTTGGCTTATGTGACAATGCTTGTGGAAGATAGGATGGTGAAGCAAGAGCATAGGGCTGAGGCTTATAGTTTGTATAAGAAGAGAACACCAGTTTGGATTCCTATGATCCAGTCTTGTCTTGAGCCCAAGATAAAGCCCAAGGAGgaaaaagaaaactaaaatgGCCCATTATCATAAGCCCATTTGTGATTGTTTGTTtgcttttttattaaatttgaactaTGTTTTTTCTTGTCACATTTTCATGAATTGTACAAAGTTGTATTGCATGGTTCTTAACCTTGTTTGAATGAATGGTGATTTTATtatctcttattatatatatttttggattactattatctcttttttaaataaatcttaaatgataaattttcactaaaaacgttttaagtttaaataaggCTCACGACCGTTGGGtatcatattaaaattttaaattaaaaaaaaatatatgttttgaatTATTCAAAAGAGTGATGGTTAGGAGATGGTGAACCtggtataataaaatcattgtttttgaaaaaaaaaatggtgttAGTCAGAGATTATGGGTTAATAACAAAAGCAAGCAACATTGCATTTTtatgttcaaaatttaaaatgatgagACCACAAAATTAGGATGAATATaactaaatacaaaatatattattataagtttgatTCACAATAAAAACGCTTTAAATTGGAGTGACATCAATACGAAATCGAGATCATGGATGAAGaatgaaatttaattgaaaataaaaatggatCAAACAATTCAAAAATTCACCAACAAACTAATTTCATCTCctatttttaatgtgtttaatTCATTCACTTTTATTGTACTTGCAAAGGAAATTGCATGTTCATTACTGATTTTCttagaaaaaaaaggaaaataaaaaaatgcttTTAATTGAAGCAAGAAGTTGACAAAGTACCCATGAAAAGAACCGGCCATCTAAAATTAAAGTTTGCATCATTGACAATTATGGGTAGTTAATTATGTTGTTATTCTTATGccaaaattaaatatgatttttttttttaaatgtgaccACCACCACAATTATCAGAATTTATATTTGATCAATTCCTTAGCTGTTAGAAGTAATATTATATTACGAACTAAGATATATAATTGGTTGGACTACGTATtatccttttatttttaatattatgttttgtactattttatttgaattacttataatttttttattattataaataaacatttttcaaaaaaaaacgtTATAATACAATTTACATATGGgttttttcttctctctttaagcCTTAtcctatatattattattggttAATCTATACTACAATTTTTTGTAAGGAAGGACTAAAATTattgatcaaaataataaatagttaacAACCATATACATGAAATACATGAGTAATAAACTTATTCATCCAAAATAAATCATCTATATAtcaattcaatttatatatttctaatattaatatgcacacatgaaaatacaattttctcttagatatttttttaaaatcaatcatAAATGAATATTCTTATACatgtgttttaattatattggtagttttatgaaaaataatgttaatttttgttttactaAGATACTTAATTATTCTAGAGaatctcaatataataaattgtttaagtgataaaaaaattataacgtTCAGCTATAAAATGGATTTAACTCAAAGAAGGAGATCGTAGAAGCCACCTTTTACGAAAAGAATTGAGAATTAGGGTTGTAAGCCCTAGAATAAGTTAACGAGTATAATCGTCGATagttattttacaaataagttgttttaatagtaaatcttttatattttagtagTTAAATAAAAGGTGGAAAAAGAAGTTGGGTTAGACAACTGTaattggttttggagggaaagaaGTTGGGTTGGACAGTTATAATTGGTTTTGGTGGGAAAACTTGGAGGGAAAAAAGTTACAACATTTGAATGATTAAGAGAATGTAGCAATCTGAGAATGGAAGGCATTCAACCAATATTTCAATCTAAGGTTAGTCATAACTCTCTCCTCAATTCCTATTATCCTCTACAATTCTAATCCAATCTATCTGATTGCAGAATCTGTAATCACAATTCTATTTTTATCTCTTCTAATCCTATCCAATCTCAACCTCTTACTAAGGCACTATCCCGCCTTAGATCTAACCATTACTGAATCATAATTCATAGCTTATCACTAGTATCCGAGCACCTTTCTTGGCATAATGGTGGAAACACGTATGAAAACGAAATTGAATGAAATTCGAAGTCGTAGTCAGCCACACGACAATGATTGTCGCGCAGGATGCTCACTTCAATCGGATTGAAGCACTGATGACTTCCATGGATGTGACAATTAGACGTTTAACTCTAGCATCAGGTAGCAATAACCGTGAACTAGGAGGTGCAGAGGAAAGAGACTTCCGAGGCGACAATTTTCCCGATCGCAAGCGAGCTGAGGAAGCAAGAAATCGAAATAGTGATCGGGACTATTGGGATCATATGTACCAACTGCCGACGAGACTTTCGAAGATGGATTTCCCAAAGTTTAATGGTGATGAGGTAGATGACTGGATCTATGGAGTATAGATGTTTTTCCAGGTGAATCGAACGTTAGAAGAGTCCAAACTAGAGTATGCATGTGCATACCTGTATGGATGAGCTCGCTGCTGGTTTAGCTCGCATCTATAACACCGACTACCTGGACGAGCTATGCCTTGGACAGAGTTAAGAAGATGGTCCTAAAAGAGTTTGGTCCAAGTGAATTCGATGATCCTTTAGTCGAATGGAAGAATCTCAAGCAAACAACAACAGTGAAGAAGTATGATAAGAGTTATCTGGATGTGATCTATAAACTCCTTCATCTAACTGAAAAATATTCCATTAAAGGCTACCTGAATAGTTTAAGAGAAGAAATACCTAATCCTATTAGAATTCAGAAACCAAATTCTTTATTGGAAGCTATGGGCATGGCCAAGCTACAGGAAAGGACTAATCAGAAATTACAAGAGGCATTCTTTGAATCATTGGCGCGAAGATGCTACTTATCTAATAAGGCCTACATCGAGGAAACCTGCATTTGGCAATAGGAATAACAATAGTGGAGTCTCCCTTAAACCAGGTACGCAATATTCTGGTACTTTGAGCAGTAGTAGTGAAATTCATAAACCCGTAGCAATCAGTTAGAATCATAGAAGGACTAATTTGGACCagaaaactattgatgaacGAAGAAAGAGGAATCAATGTTTTAATTGCGAAGAAAAAATGGGAGTATGGACACAAGTGTAAAACTGGCCCGATTATAATGAATATTGATGTACGTGAAGGGAGGTACAATTGGAGGAGGTAGATGAATATGGAAATGAAGAAATTCCAAGAGAAACACATTTGTTTAACATAGAAGGAT
It encodes the following:
- the LOC124927050 gene encoding uncharacterized protein C594.04c yields the protein MKNAIVSILVLFPSILFYLSFLRHHNAATLAGDGSLSPFWSWCVDHPVLLTNLIFFFNVDILFWIIGLVRSNHSMISLYWSIIPVLLSHYYATHPLGMGSYNLLRSRVVTVLTWIWSIRILHNYLRKSSEQLGAREDWRFTDMGHQYGSSWWWASFFSIYVSQQVLLLGTCMPLYVVHSIDKPLNLWDFAAVTICIFGIVMAYVADTELHQFMAKNRSLKNEGKPVVPVLDKGLWGYSRHPNYLGEQIWWYGLALFAVGLGFGLKAFIGPILNSLCLAYVTMLVEDRMVKQEHRAEAYSLYKKRTPVWIPMIQSCLEPKIKPKEEKEN